From Anopheles funestus chromosome 3RL, idAnoFuneDA-416_04, whole genome shotgun sequence, a single genomic window includes:
- the LOC125769101 gene encoding uncharacterized protein LOC125769101 isoform X2, protein MKFFYIVPFAVALTCATAAADSGASKVVKKRGLWRQLYPMHHPQLTARADGHEGFGAQGSFQEGGKNEHGHATTQGLGHYESNQEDYHSWKPLEAFGHYGQAGDDHKFGEQFHHGGDHHNVESDGKHSFGGHQSGGDGGHHGFGDSHGFEGGHGFDGQHSFGGHQELAGHEGFGGHGDLGGHGGLEGHGGHGGHGGLGGHGGHGGLGGHGSHGGLGGHNGFGGHGDLGGHGRHGGVGGLGDFGGHGDFGGHAALGGHESFGDHESFGGHENSGGHGDFGTHQAFTHGDHHGFGGHEGYSFGGDHHGFGGHDDHSHGHHGHHGGEKEHPIKELHLDAEYEHGDDHKEHKEHKEPKIKYIHVTERVPVPYKVTVEKKVLVPIKVPYTVHSEKVVPIVVEKKFPVVVEKHEIIHVDKPYEVKIPHKVEVHKKEIVKVEKPVPVKIEKPVPYKVEKPYIVHKHVPVKVWVNVKKEHHD, encoded by the exons ATGAAG TTTTTCTACATTGTTCCCTTCGCAGTGGCGTTGACCTGTGCAACCGCAGCTGCTGACTCCGGTGCGAGTAAAGTTGTGAAAAAGCGTGGCCTTTGGAGACAGCTCTATCCGATGCATCATCCACAGCTTACCGCTAGGGCGGACGGTCATGAAGGATTCGGCGCTCAGGGAAGTTTTCAGGAGGGCGGTAAGAATGAGCATGGTCACGCCACGACACAAGGACTAGGTCACTATGAGTCCAACCAGGAGGATTACCACAGCTGGAAGCCATTGGAAGCCTTTGGACACTACGGACAGGCGGGAGATGATCACAAGTTTGGCGAACAGTTCCACCATGGAGGAGATCATCACAACGTGGAGTCGGATGGCAAGCATAGCTTTGGCGGACATCAGAGCGGTGGCGATGGAGGACATCACGGGTTTGGTGATTCTCACGGATTTGAAGGAGGTCATGGATTTGATGGACAGCACAGTTTTGGAGGACATCAAGAGCTAGCAGGACATGAAGGATTTGGAGGGCACGGTGATCTAGGAGGACATGGTGGTCTTGAAGGACATGGTGGTCACGGAGGACACGGTGGACTGGGTGGTCATGGAGGGCACGGTGGTTTGGGAGGACACGGCAGTCACGGTGGTCTGGGAGGACACAACGGTTTCGGCGGACACGGCGATCttggtggacatggaa GACACGGTGGTGTGGGAGGGCTTGGTGATTTCGGAGGACACGGTGATTTCGGAGGACACGCTGCTCTGGGAGGGCACGAATCATTTGGTGATCATGAATCTTTCGGTGGTCACGAAAATTCTGGAGGCCATGGAGATTTTGGAACACATCAGGCCTTCACCCACGGTGATCATCATGGATTTGGAGGACACGAAGGATATTCGTTCGGTGGAGATCATCACGGTTTCGGTGGGCATGATGATCATTCGCACGGTCATCATGGACATCATGGTGGAGAGAAGGAACATCCCATCAAGGAGCTGCACCTGGATGCGGAGTACGAACATGGTGATGATCATAAGGAGCACAAGGAGCACAAGGAACCGAAAATCAAGTACATCCACGTCACGGAACGTGTACCGGTGCCGTACAAGGTGACGGTAGAGAAGAAGGTACTCGTCCCGATCAAGGTCCCGTACACCGTACACTCGGAGAAGGTGGTACCGATCGTGGTGGAGAAGAAGTTCCCGGTCGTGGTCGAGAAGCACGAAATCATCCATGTGGACAAACCGTACGAGGTGAAGATTCCGCACAAGGTTGAGGTACATAAGAAGGAGATCGTCAAGGTGGAGAAACCGGTGCcggtgaaaattgaaaagccCGTCCCGTACAAGGTGGAAAAGCCATACATCGTGCACAAGCACGTGCCGGTTAAGGTGTGGGTGAATGTTAAGAAAGAGCACCATGATTAG
- the LOC125769101 gene encoding uncharacterized PE-PGRS family protein PE_PGRS54-like isoform X1 has protein sequence MKFFYIVPFAVALTCATAAADSGASKVVKKRGLWRQLYPMHHPQLTARADGHEGFGAQGSFQEGGKNEHGHATTQGLGHYESNQEDYHSWKPLEAFGHYGQAGDDHKFGEQFHHGGDHHNVESDGKHSFGGHQSGGDGGHHGFGDSHGFEGGHGFDGQHSFGGHQELAGHEGFGGHGDLGGHGGLEGHGGHGGHGGLGGHGGHGGLGGHGSHGGLGGHNGFGGHGDLGGHGSHGGLGGHGDFGGHGGVGGLGDFGGHGDFGGHAALGGHESFGDHESFGGHENSGGHGDFGTHQAFTHGDHHGFGGHEGYSFGGDHHGFGGHDDHSHGHHGHHGGEKEHPIKELHLDAEYEHGDDHKEHKEHKEPKIKYIHVTERVPVPYKVTVEKKVLVPIKVPYTVHSEKVVPIVVEKKFPVVVEKHEIIHVDKPYEVKIPHKVEVHKKEIVKVEKPVPVKIEKPVPYKVEKPYIVHKHVPVKVWVNVKKEHHD, from the exons ATGAAG TTTTTCTACATTGTTCCCTTCGCAGTGGCGTTGACCTGTGCAACCGCAGCTGCTGACTCCGGTGCGAGTAAAGTTGTGAAAAAGCGTGGCCTTTGGAGACAGCTCTATCCGATGCATCATCCACAGCTTACCGCTAGGGCGGACGGTCATGAAGGATTCGGCGCTCAGGGAAGTTTTCAGGAGGGCGGTAAGAATGAGCATGGTCACGCCACGACACAAGGACTAGGTCACTATGAGTCCAACCAGGAGGATTACCACAGCTGGAAGCCATTGGAAGCCTTTGGACACTACGGACAGGCGGGAGATGATCACAAGTTTGGCGAACAGTTCCACCATGGAGGAGATCATCACAACGTGGAGTCGGATGGCAAGCATAGCTTTGGCGGACATCAGAGCGGTGGCGATGGAGGACATCACGGGTTTGGTGATTCTCACGGATTTGAAGGAGGTCATGGATTTGATGGACAGCACAGTTTTGGAGGACATCAAGAGCTAGCAGGACATGAAGGATTTGGAGGGCACGGTGATCTAGGAGGACATGGTGGTCTTGAAGGACATGGTGGTCACGGAGGACACGGTGGACTGGGTGGTCATGGAGGGCACGGTGGTTTGGGAGGACACGGCAGTCACGGTGGTCTGGGAGGACACAACGGTTTCGGCGGACACGGCGATCttggtggacatggaagtcacGGTGGTCTGGGAGGGCATGGTGATTTCGGAGGACACGGTGGTGTGGGAGGGCTTGGTGATTTCGGAGGACACGGTGATTTCGGAGGACACGCTGCTCTGGGAGGGCACGAATCATTTGGTGATCATGAATCTTTCGGTGGTCACGAAAATTCTGGAGGCCATGGAGATTTTGGAACACATCAGGCCTTCACCCACGGTGATCATCATGGATTTGGAGGACACGAAGGATATTCGTTCGGTGGAGATCATCACGGTTTCGGTGGGCATGATGATCATTCGCACGGTCATCATGGACATCATGGTGGAGAGAAGGAACATCCCATCAAGGAGCTGCACCTGGATGCGGAGTACGAACATGGTGATGATCATAAGGAGCACAAGGAGCACAAGGAACCGAAAATCAAGTACATCCACGTCACGGAACGTGTACCGGTGCCGTACAAGGTGACGGTAGAGAAGAAGGTACTCGTCCCGATCAAGGTCCCGTACACCGTACACTCGGAGAAGGTGGTACCGATCGTGGTGGAGAAGAAGTTCCCGGTCGTGGTCGAGAAGCACGAAATCATCCATGTGGACAAACCGTACGAGGTGAAGATTCCGCACAAGGTTGAGGTACATAAGAAGGAGATCGTCAAGGTGGAGAAACCGGTGCcggtgaaaattgaaaagccCGTCCCGTACAAGGTGGAAAAGCCATACATCGTGCACAAGCACGTGCCGGTTAAGGTGTGGGTGAATGTTAAGAAAGAGCACCATGATTAG